tgtccttgcaagagacatgggctgtggtgactcaaggtttaatggcttttgggctgtgcaggatgtgctttgttaaacaaatgcctgaaggcagcttgctggttaaaagtcatcaccattctcttaatctcaagttcccagggacacgtacactgcggaaggtcgcagggacctctgcctaggaaagctaggtattgtccacggtttctccccatgtgatagtctgaaatatggcctcgtgggaagggaaagacccgatcgtcccccagcctgacacccgtgaagggtctgtgctgaggaggactagtataagaggaaagaaggcctcttggcggttgttggcagttgagatagagaaaagcatctgtctcctgcccgttcCTGGGCCATGGAACATCTCAGTGTAAAACCCCATTGTGtgctctgtttactgagataggagaaaaccgccttacgtcaaaaggtgggacttgctggaGCAATGAtcctaaaaggtttatggagatgtttgcatatgcatatcaaggcacagcattttcctttaaacctattcatgtcacagagaactttattcatttgtcttactgctgactttctccctacaatgatcctattatcctgccactcccttatctttaagatggtaaagataattaacaataaatactaagggaactcagagaccggtgccggcatGGGTCCTCGGtgtgctgagcgccggtcccctgggcccactttttctttctctgtactttgtctctgtgtctcatttcttttctcaggtctctcgttccacctaacgagaaatgcccacaggtgtggaggggtaaGCCACCCCttcagtctcgatctcctgacctcgtgatccgcccgcccaggcctcccaaagtgctgggattacaggcgtgagccaccgcgcccggccaagagtacATTCTTATACCCAGCACGGACTGAAAAGGTGTTTTCCTGGAGGAGGAACCAGGAGTACGGGAGGAACGTGAAAGTGGACGAGGAGTGTGACCGTtgaagcacagcaccacaggGAGGGGTTTAGGCCTCCGGATGACTACACACaggcctggataatatccagcCTTCCACAAGAAGCCGGTGGAGCAGTGTTCCCCgactcctccaaggaaaggagactccCTTTCGCGGTCTGCTAAGTAACGGGTGTCTTCCCAGACACTGGCGTTACCgcttgaccaaggagccctcaCGCGGCCCTTATGCGGGCGTGATAGAGggctcacctcttgccttctaCGTCACTTCTCAGGAtgtcccttcagcacctgacCCTAGGCCCGTCGGTTATTCCTTGGTTATGTTAGTAATGCaacaaagagtaatattaaaagctaatggTTAATAATGTTTATAACAATGATTGATAATTGTCCATAATCATCTTTATATGTAATTTGTATTATGACTattcttattctcttttctttattatacgGAAACAGTctgtgccttcagtctcttgcctcgACCCCGGGTACTCCTCCGCCCACGTTCCCGGCACTGACGCGAGGAGGAGCAAGGCAGCCGGGTTTAGGGTATCCACAGTCGCTAAAGTCAGTGGATCGGCATCCTGCACCCGTAGGGCAGTGGCAGCTACTGTTTAAAACAAGGAGGTCATCCAAGTGCCACAGAATCTAATTACCTGGGTAAGCACGCCGCCGGGCGATGCCGTGACCTTATGGCTTGAGTTAGAAGTTCTGTGGCCTCCCTTTCACTCGTGGACAAGCAAGAAGAAAAGCTTGGTTAGTTAGATCAGGCAGCCCTGAAGCTGGGGCCTGAGGTAagctttctttgatttctttaaaagctttctcctggccgggcgcaacggctcacgcctggaatcccagcactacgggaggctgaggcgggcggatcacgaggtcaggagatcgagaccatcctggctaacacggtgaaaccccgtctctactaaaaaatacaaaaaactagccgggcgaggtggcggcgcctgtagtcccagctactcgggaggctgaggcaggacaatggcgtgaacccgggaggcggagcttgcagtgagccgagatcctgccactgcactccagactgggcaacagagcgagactccgtctcaaaaaaaaaaaaaagaaagaaagaaagccttcTCCTGGTCAGCCTCCTAGAGGAGCgtctccttctttcctctttgtgGCTTCATATAATGGCTTAGGCGTGAGCAAGAAATTTGGGATTCAAACGCAGCAGAACTTTGCTGCCTCTAGGAACCCTCTTATCTCTGATGCCGGGTGGTTGCAGGAGGAAGGGAACAAACAGCTGCTTTCTGTTCACTGCTCTCCGTTCACTGCTAAGCCATCTTTCCTCTTGGCTTATATAGAAGCTTAAACACTGGACACTGTCAGGCAGATTTGAGCCTTTTTTCCTGACACTGTATCCTGCCTTCCACAGCACCAGAAACACCTGCACTTCACTGAATGCCACTGTGGAAAAGTGTGTGAGGATAATGGGCTGATACAGGACGCGGCTCCGGGGGCAGGACCAGCAGTGGATGGCGAGTACCTGGGCGCTACTACTGGCCTTGGAGATTCTTTGTcatctgagaaattgcttggaATATTATCACAGAACTACTGGTGAAAGGATGGTGAGTGCAATTGTCACAAGGATACCCACAGTCAGGGCCCAGATGTTCAGGCACTTGGCGGTGGAGGCACAGGCCTGGGCTCCAGTCAGGTCGCCCACCGTCTTCCTGTCCCTAGACTGTGGGAGGAGACAGTGGGGGACCAGGATTCCTCAGCTGAGAGCCATGTGCTGTGGCTCCCACTACCCCCGGCTCCTCCCCACTCTGAGATCAGGGAccaccctctccccttcctcactCAGGCTCAGACTCCCCAGGGGCCTCGGGGCTCATCCTCCTTCTGCCTGGGCCCCAGCACAGGCTGTTCTCCCCACCACGGGGTGAAGTCGCCTGTGAGTTCCCTTCTCACTTTCTGGGAGAGCCTGGGTGCCAGTCTGGAAGGTGAGGGTGTAATTTCTGGTATTGGGCTGTAGGGAGAATTGCTCTGGGCTAGTGGATCGCTGGGGACAAACTCTGAGCCAGCCAGCCTCCTGGAGCCTCCTCCTAGACCTGCACTGGGCGGATTCCccaagccacacacacacagatcacaCAGACAAAGCTACTGACGTGGGCACACACGGGACAGAGGTGCACACAAACTCACACAGGGACACATGAGTCCCCACCCCAGGCAGCTTCTGGGCAGGTGGAGTTCCAGGCTCACCGGGACCCTCTGAGCGTTCCCTGGGGCCATACGCACCTTCACGGAGTAGGCGAATGCTATGAAGCCCAGGCAGCAGGGGTTCATGAAGAGGGTGTTGAACAGGGACCAGATGACATGGTCAGGCACGGAGGTCTCGCTGCGGATGTGGGTCACGGCTGACTTCACACCGTGCTCCTCCTTGATCATGGCTCAGGTTTCCGGGAAGCTGATGTTTTTGGTGGTGACGAAGGCTTGGGAAGTGTGGTTCCTGCTCTCTTACACGACCGTTTGTGGAGTGACGTCTGGATGCCGGGCACCGTCTCTGGCAGGTCTTAGGTCTTCTCAGGCTCCTGGACCTGCTGGACTCAGGGGTTCTGCTTTCTTAGAAGTTTGTTTCCTGCTTGGAAATTTGTGAATTGTGTGAGGTCTGAGGAGGGGGTAACAAATTTCTGAACGTGAAGTTATACATTCAGGGCGGGCGGACGCACTGTGGGATAAGGAGCCTTCTCTCCAGGACCCCGGCAGGACAGCGTCATGTGACTCCAGCTTCCTCTTGGAGGGGAGTCAGAGGCCCCTGTGAACTTTACTAGACCTGGGAGTCTCCTCACCTTACGCCAGCAGTTGCAGGACCTCACTATTGGTTCGGGGTCCCTGCCAGGCCCCCGATGGGCCTCCACAGTCCAGGCCCCACAGGGGGCCCCTCAAGCCCTCACCTCTCTTGCCACAGGCCTCCTCTGCTGAAATCTTCCCTTTCTTGGGGCTGCAGTTCTGCTCTATGTGGGTTCAGAGGCCCAAGCCTCCCTGTGTCTCCTGCTGCAGATCAGAGACCCAGTGGCCATTGCTGCCTGCCCCAAGCAGCCCTCCAGGCCCAGGACCGGGGACCGCGGGGAGCACTGACGGAAGCAGAGGCAGTCTTGGATACAGGGAGGATTCCAGGACCTGTGGGGGCAGTTTCAGTGCTCAGGGCTGACACGCGTgaccccctccttcctcctgcctccttccgGGGCCCCTTTGCTTTATAAAACACCACAGAGGTTGAGGGGACATGAGGGGCGGGGGTTCCTGGACTCAGGGCCACACCCCATGGGGCCTGGGCAGGGCTCTAGGGCCCCACTGGCCAAGAGCTTACTGAGTTTACAGCActttcctcctcctgcctcagcgcccCGTGGATAGGAGTGCAGTCTGAGCAGAGCAAAGTGAGGTCACTGGGTCAGCGGCTCCTGTGGCATCTGGCCAAGGACAATGTGCTGAAAAGTTTCCCTGGAAAAAATCAGAAACCAAACTGACCTCAGAAGAGGCCCCTGCGCCGTCCAGGAGGAAGTGGGAGTCACGTGAGGCCTGTCTTGATTGGGGTTCCTGGAGAGGAGCCCCCCTCTCCACCCGTCCCTAGGTGGGGGCTCCTGTTTCCGCTGCTCTGCTCTCTGAGGTGCCCAGGGTCCCGTCCCCTCCCCACCCTACCCTGGATCCTGTCATCTTGTCACGGCCACCAGAGACCTGCTCCCTGTGCCACCTCAGACCGGACTCTGGGGTTGCCTGCACCTCCTCTGATCCTGCACCTCTGTGCAGCCTCTGGCCTGGCTGCTGCACTCTGGGGAGCTCCCTGTGGCCACCCTTGGAACGTGGCCAGTTCCGTTCTCAAACTGCTGTGAGGACAAAGCTCATGTTGGATTTTGAAGATTTGgtgagaaaaaaatttctttgtaaaatgtcACTATTTCATCAGTagtatattttgttgatgataTGGTGAGGTagtattttggatatatttgtTTAAGTAGattgctggccaggcatggtggctcactcctgtaatcccagcactgggaggccaaggcaggaggatcgcttgaggccagtggttgaggctgccatgagctgtgatggtgccactgcactccagcgtggatgacagagatcctgcctctaaaaacaagaaattaaaattaaatcagtacatttttttttttgagacggagtctcgctctgtcacccgggctgtagtgcagtggcgtgatctcggctcactgcaacctctgccttctgggttcacaccattctcctgcctcagcctcccaagtaactgggactacaggcgcccaccaccacgcctggctaattttctgtatttttagtagagacgaggttttactgtgttagccaggatggtctcgatctcctgacctcgtgatccacccacctcggcctcccaaagtgctgggattacaggcgtgagccagcatgcctggcctatcttctttttttttttttttttttttgagacggagtctcgctctgtcacccagactggagtgcagtggccggatctcagctcactgcaagctccgcctcccgggttcacgccattctcctgcctcagcctcccgagtagctgggactacaggcgcctgccacctcgcccggctaagtttttgtatttttagtagagatggggtttcactgtgttagccaggatggtctcgatctcctgacctcgtgatccgcccgtctcggcctcccaaagtgctgggattacaagcttgagccaccgcgcccggcctatcttcttcctttctaagtaagtgaaggaaataatgtatacagTGGTCCATTTCCAAGACAAAGTGCCTTACATCAGCTTAGGTCAGCAAACCACAGAAGAAACAGGATATACTAGGCCCCTGCTTGGATAGCTGATGCCTTCTTGTCAGTCTCCCtgtccctccccttctccctccactTAGTTGCCCTCAGGCAAATCAAGGAAGTTTAGTCTGAGATGAAAGTTTACTAGCTTGCAAAATAGCTCGGTTCATCCGTCCGTATCCGCCTGCCCAGCTGCTTAGGTCATAAGTCAAATAAATACACAAGGAGCCCCTGAGCTGACTGGGATTGCAATGCATTGTGGGCCGCAACAAAATGCAGCAGGACAACCCTAAAGCAAACACCTAAAGCCCCTGCCCAACAACCAATAGGAAGGCAGTGACCTCACAGTGCTCGGCCTAtgaggagctgggggaggggcctgCACACTGGGGATAAATGGCTTGTTCTGTACTGTGTGGGCCCATCAGATGCCTGATCTCAAAAGACCAtcattaaaagtctcacttttggccaggcgcggtggctcacgcctgtcatcctagcactttgggaggccgagacgggcggatcacgaggtcaggagatcgagaccatcctggctaacacggtgaaaccccgtctctactaaaaatacaaaaaactagccgggcgaggtggcgggcacctgtagtcccggctactcgggaggctgaggcaggagaatgacgtagacccgggaggcagagcttgcagtgagccgagatccggccactgcgctccagcctgggcgacagagcgagactctgtctcaaaaaaaaaaaaaaaaaaaaaaagtctcacttTTGCTGTTTTCCAGGTTTCTAAGTCTATTCTTGGGGTTTGGACAAGtgagtttgtttctcacagtCAGGCTCCAGAATTTTGTGACTCAGAATTTTAAGGAAAAAGCAAGTCTCCATGGGGTCTCTTCGTGGCCAAAAAATGGAGGAAGGAAtagaggtttgttttgttttgttttgtgggttttgtttctttgtttgaaacagggtctcactttgtcacccaggctgaagtgcagtggcaccatcacagatcactgcagcctccacctcctgggctcaagcgatcctcctgccccagcctcccaagtagctagaactccCAAGTAacacaccagcatgcccagctaatgctTAAATTAGAGTTTTAATTCACAGATAAATAAAGGTTATTTGTATCAGGAGAACCCGCTCCCAGTGGttatgtgggttcttttctatttcctaagtgtctcggctggtttgagaaataaagggaaagagcataAGAGAGAggaatttaaagctgggtgtccagggcaGACACCACCTGTCGGCAGGATCCCTGATGTTCccgagccataaaaccagcaagtttttattagggattttcaaaaggggagggagtgcacgaatagggtg
This portion of the Macaca mulatta isolate MMU2019108-1 chromosome 14, T2T-MMU8v2.0, whole genome shotgun sequence genome encodes:
- the LOC720763 gene encoding interferon-induced transmembrane protein 3-like produces the protein MIKEEHGVKSAVTHIRSETSVPDHVIWSLFNTLFMNPCCLGFIAFAYSVKSRDRKTVGDLTGAQACASTAKCLNIWALTVGILVTIALTILSPVVL